One window of the Chryseobacterium sp. CY350 genome contains the following:
- a CDS encoding XRE family transcriptional regulator codes for MSIFSENIRFLRDKMKASQQKVGDEISITRGRYATYEDGRSEPPIEILIKLSKYYKVSIDLLLTVDLRKYPLENIVNLPNNRMLLPMKVDHTGENRIEIVPQKASMGYLSGYNDPEFVEGLQHLSLPFLRNGKFRAFPADGDSMPPYNDGTYIVGKYLEDKKDLKKGKTYIFITKDGIVYKRYSKQNDSGSFVSSDNSFYEPYEIKWSEVFEIWEFACSINTKELRIENLEYQEIKSMFEKLRLEIRSSNKNIH; via the coding sequence GTTGGCGATGAAATTTCGATCACGCGCGGAAGGTATGCGACTTATGAAGACGGAAGGTCAGAACCACCTATCGAGATTCTTATCAAACTTTCGAAATACTATAAAGTGAGTATTGATTTACTTCTGACCGTTGATCTCAGGAAGTATCCTTTGGAGAATATTGTCAATCTTCCTAATAACAGAATGTTGTTGCCGATGAAGGTAGATCATACTGGAGAAAACCGAATTGAAATTGTCCCTCAAAAAGCAAGCATGGGATATCTCAGCGGATATAATGATCCTGAATTTGTGGAAGGATTACAACATCTTTCACTTCCATTTTTAAGAAATGGAAAGTTTCGTGCTTTTCCTGCGGATGGTGACTCTATGCCGCCTTACAACGACGGAACTTATATTGTGGGAAAATATCTGGAAGATAAAAAGGATCTGAAAAAAGGAAAAACATACATCTTTATTACGAAAGACGGTATTGTATATAAAAGATATTCAAAGCAAAATGATTCCGGGAGTTTCGTGAGTTCTGATAATTCTTTCTATGAGCCTTATGAAATCAAATGGTCTGAAGTTTTTGAAATCTGGGAATTTGCATGCAGCATCAATACGAAGGAACTCAGAATTGAAAACTTAGAATACCAGGAAATCAAAAGCATGTTTGAGAAACTGCGACTAGAGATTAGAAGTTCTAACAAAAATATTCATTAG